From the genome of Mastacembelus armatus chromosome 21, fMasArm1.2, whole genome shotgun sequence:
AACATTGTAACagtttaaatatgaaaatgacaaaacaggaaaataacaaGCCGTTCTTAAAAAGGAATGCCACTCAATTCATGAATGTTACAGTTATTGCCTCAAAAGGTCAAACCAATTCTTCTATATACCTTTTATTAAACTAATCAAATTGGTTGAAAGCCAGCAAATATGTACATAACATCAGTGGGAAGGCTCTCacacttagattttttttttttttatttgacatcaCGGGTTCAGGGGCTAAATGGCGACAAGATCTAGTGGTGGATGTTAGCTAATTCTGATCAAATTGTCCTAAGGCAAAGTCATACTGTACAGCAAACCTGATATTCAGTGGTATTCCCCTTTAAGTGCATTATGTGGTGATAAACAAGGTTCTTGGGAATTATCAAAATGTAAAGCTAATAGATTTTGCACACAAGAAAATAATGTTTGGTGTTCTCTCAAAAGGTTTCCTCATCAAAGAAGCAGAATAGGTGCTGACATTTTGCTGTCTTCATGAATTTGTCTTTCAGAGATAACTGAGGTAGAAAGGAACTTAGGCTATACATAATCCTTAGGTTTCATTAatgataaaacagcagcaggatggaATGAAATAGCTCAGGGCAGTTGTCTTCTTCAACCCCAAGATGTTTGTCTGCACCTTTCAAATTTCTCTCAGCTCTGCATCATCATAAGCTTAACAGTTTGTCAGAAAAACAGCGACCTAAAGCACGGGATCATTGTTTATGATGGAAGTGAAGGTTTTCTGTGTGATAGtcaaaaggaaataaaactaTGTCCCAGAAGAAATGGCCTCAGAGCTACAGTTTAGGTTCAAAGGCCAATCTTGAATCTTGATACACGTTTCCATCTCAAACAAATCGGAACGTTAAGAACCCCAaagattttagttttgtttgttttgaaaataaaccaGAATTACTCTCATACATTCATTATGGGAACCTCCTTATTTCATCTCGAGCTTTTTGAGGTATTCTACAGCTTTTCATGGTTTGATGATGGAAtttaaaatgcaagccaaatgCTTTTTTAGTCTGTAGTGCTTAGGAGGTACTTCACAGATCGTTATCACGTTCCTGAGTTTTCAAATACAGAACatccagagaaaaaaatgataaaattttACATTGATGTGAAACACTGTCATTTCTGCTATGACATTATTTTACCAGCATTTACatgtttaataattaaatttagcatttaaatttaaaatctgattgtaaaatatgtttttgtaatttagTGGAGAGGCTACTACAGCAACCAAATACACCTTAAGTTTGCCAAACGACAAATCACATCGTTCCAGCGAAAAAAAGCGAAAagtatgttaatgtttttgtaattaaattATGTAACCTACATAAAACCTGTGTAATGAAGTCCAAATGAAATTATGTTGATAAATTCAGTTTATCCCAAATTAACCACAACTGTTCACAGAGagcacaaaacagacacagctgTAGAACACTTTTCTAATGGAAAAGAGAAAGCAagttttttgtctcattttaaagctttttttttgtattagcACGTCACCAATGAAGAATGTGAGGCgaaacaaaaaaagttaaacagCACCACCTCAGGCACTTGATAGCAACTAAATCTCAAGATCAGCAgaatagtatatatatatatatttatatatgtatatacaaaAACTGGGGTCATCTTCTACAAGTTGTTCGAGTTTTAGTGGGCACGTGGTTTCAGCCATATAAAGCATTTAATTCATGTTTACCAATGTGTGATGGCCAGGCTGTCATCTTCTGTCAAAGCCTTCAAGGACAATCTCTTTGCTGAATataatgtgttcatgtttgttattttcttgtttgctgAAGGccaaacacatttctttaatCCCAGTATTAAGTTACTAGGTTAACAGAAATTGTGTTTGAGGGGTTTCTTTCATTGAATACAACCAAACATTTTATTCCACTCAGTGTACATGTCAAGTTCTTTTTGTGATATGCTAGGCTGGAATTTGCAAAACACATTGTCAAAGTCTTGGTAGGAAACTGGTCTCATCTGACTGGGATGGATGCTTGACAAATCAGTACCAGGAATGCCATGGAGAGGACCTACTATGGCCTCCTGACACAGCTGGGCCACATCCAGTCCTGAAAAGCCCTCTGTCCTCTGAACCAGTAGTGACATCTCTTTGTCACTAAGACAGTAGTTGTTCTGTGAGAGCAGTTGGCTGATTATCTGGTGTCGTGCTGTCCCATCAGGCAAGGGGATGAGCAGTCGCTTGGTAAAGTACCTCCGTAGGGACTCTGGGATTTCTTCAGGCTTATTGGTGGAACAGACCACAAGGACATGGTCTTCAGCAGAGGTCAGAATACTGTCAAGTTGCATGAGGAGCTCAGCCTTGAGGCGATTCACTGGGCTCTCCTCACTGAGCTgggctgacagcagcaggtccACCTCACTGATGAACACTACTGCTGGCTGGCGACACCGGGCCAGCCGGAAAGAAGCCTGGATGATCTTGTCCCCTTCCCCTAGCCACTTGGTCACCAGAGCTGAGCTGCTGAGTCGCAAGAAGGCAGCCCCCAGTTGGCTGGCCATGCAGCGGGCCAGTAGTGTTCTACCAGTTCCCTGAGGTCCAAATAAAAGGAGGCTCCGAGGTAATGTGGCAAGTCCACTAAACATATCCGGCCTTAAAATGGGCCATAGTATCTCCTCTTTGATGGCTGCCTTGGCCATATCCAGACCCGCTATGTCACCCCAGTCGACTGGAGGGCCCTGCTGAAGGATTTCCGTGGTCACCATCTCCACCAGTGTGGGATCACTGTTCTTCAGTTGTTCCTCTGCAGCATGGATGGACGAGGTAGCCGAACCAATGTCAGGCCCTGTTAGAGTGTGAGAAAGGTGTTGTCTGTGCTCTTCAGTTTGCTCACTCATGATGGGAGAGCCAAACTTGCTATAGGGCTCACCAGTTCTGAGATCACCCACAGAGCTTTTGGTCGATCCATAGGATGGGGGAGAGTGCATGTTAAATTTTCTTTGCTGATCAGAAGACATTGGCTGTTTGGTGGGCTTAAACGCTAAAGATGAAGCTTCAGCGTTTCTGTCAAAGCCACTGACCCTGCTTGAGTCTGAGACACTGCTGTCTGTTATTCTGTACATCGGGCTTTGTGAAGAGCGCTGTTGGTTGTAGCTAAAATTACCATAGTTAGAGTCCATATCTCCAGGTCCACTCATGTAAAAAGCTTTTCGTTTTAATGAGTTGGATGTGCTGCCATTCAAAGGTGTTGGTGCAATTGGCGTATGATTATGGGACTGGTAGGTGTAGCCAGGCAGGGTGGAGGGAGGAATCGGTGTAGGAGCTGCAATACCGGATGGTAGATAAGCAGAAGGAGGGGGTGCTCCCCCAGGGCTATAAGCAGGGCCAACAGCAGTCTGAGAAGGATACCCTGTTGGAGGATAATTGTAGTTGGGAAGGTTTGGAGACCCAGTGTTGTAGCTCGGCACCAAGGTagggggaggaggtggtggttgTAAGAGCCCAGCACTGTGCAAAGGAGATGGGTGTGGGGAGGGGAGGGCTGGAGTATTCTGGCTGCTGTAGCTAGAATGTAGGTAGGAGCCGCTGTAGCTAGCAGTATATTCCTGAGAGGGGAGGCCCGAGTGGAGAGTAGTGGCTGTGTGGCTCCCACAGTTACTGCTGGAATAGCTGGGCTCAGACAAGCTGCTGGCCACCCCCGGGGAGCTGCCTATGCTAGCCGACACATCTGTAGGGGGCAGGGCAGCTGTCATTCCAGCTTTGCTCACAGATATAACATCTGGAGCACAGTTCATTGGGTAAATCCCCTCCTGCCAGGACTCATTCTCTGACTTTCGTCCATTCATGAGTCCAGTGGTGCTATCAGAGTAAGAACACAGCAGGGCTCTTTCATTTGGGCCCTCCAGGATCCCAGAGTACTTCTCTGCATATTTCTTAAGCAGATTGGAGGCAGTCAGTGCAGAGATGTCATCATTTGCCCATGCATACTGGTATGTTCGCTGTAAATGCCCCCGGTAGGCCTCTACTTTGTGTGCTGGAGAGCGGGTAGTGGATGAGATGTCAAAGTGTTGTTCTGCCCATTGTGGGTGCTCTGGGGTCCACTGCATCTTTAGACCTAGATATTCCAGATAAGGGAAAATTATTTCAaagtaagttaaaaaaaaaaaaaaaaaaaaattctaatcaTCATTCAGAAATAATTTAagattttaaacttttctttataaatcaaatatttttgccATAGTTTTGTTAGGcaaattaaaaaagcatttttgtgtgtgtgcatgtgtgtatatagaGAGAATTAGGAAAAGGGAGTTCATCAGATTTTCTTCCAGAAAATGCCTGAATGTCTCCCATATGACTAACACAGAACACTAACTGAGCACGCATCATGGTCAATATGAGGATGTGGGACCTAACACCTGGTTAGCGTGGTATAATCCACCCAACACAGAGCTGAATGACACAGACAGTGCAGGTCAGTCTATAATCCAACTCTCATCTGAGGCATTCTGAGACAGTTTCAAATCTGCTTGGAAGAGAGCAGCAAAGCAATCTTCCCTGGCAGCGCTCTGTTGCTTTCATCACACAAACCCTTCAGCCCAGCATGAATTACATCCACATCCAGTCTGCCTACTGCTTCCCAGTCCATAGAATgagggagggaaaaaacacGCTTCACTTGTCTTTTACTCTGGAGCCTCTCTCAACCTCCCTATATGGCCGTAAGGTTTGAATGACATAAATAATCAAGTTAAATCCTAAAATCAGTTTGCAAATAAAAGTTTTTACACATGCTGTCATCTCTTACTCTATTTGGGATTATCAGAGGATGTACTATACCCCCAAAGAATTTAGACTATTAGACAGATTACAGCTCAAAACAATCAGAGATAGTGTGCAGAGTCTCCCGCATCTTACATCAACACTAATCTGACCAAAAGCCATACAATGATATGAGAGAAGATGTATTTAACCAAACTTTCCTCACTATCATAGTGGTCCTTTACTTAGCCGGTTCTGCACTGATATACTTCAGTCCATCTCACAAAATTTATGCAAAAAACAACTACTGACCACAGGCAGATTAGAAATGCAGCGTTTGTCTGTAGATTCCTCCCAGTGCCTCCCAGCCATTTGCCCACCCACCACACTAGGCACCAGGAGCTAATTAGCAGGATGATGCTGTACTAATTGTGTTAATTTACAAGGTTTTAGTCAAAGAGATCCATGCTATGGCTCACATGGTTGTCAACTATCCAAGCTAATGATTAAGAAAAAAGAGCCTGAGGCAGAAAGCCAAAGCAGACAAATATGGTAGCCATACTGTGCTGGAACAGAAAGGTTCAGTAACctacagaaaatatgaaaacaattaCTATTGTCATGGCAGATAATGACAAAGataattaaaaagataaaaataacaaaaatgatgtttataaataaaaa
Proteins encoded in this window:
- the fign gene encoding fidgetin isoform X2, with product MQWTPEHPQWAEQHFDISSTTRSPAHKVEAYRGHLQRTYQYAWANDDISALTASNLLKKYAEKYSGILEGPNERALLCSYSDSTTGLMNGRKSENESWQEGIYPMNCAPDVISVSKAGMTAALPPTDVSASIGSSPGVASSLSEPSYSSSNCGSHTATTLHSGLPSQEYTASYSGSYLHSSYSSQNTPALPSPHPSPLHSAGLLQPPPPPPTLVPSYNTGSPNLPNYNYPPTGYPSQTAVGPAYSPGGAPPPSAYLPSGIAAPTPIPPSTLPGYTYQSHNHTPIAPTPLNGSTSNSLKRKAFYMSGPGDMDSNYGNFSYNQQRSSQSPMYRITDSSVSDSSRVSGFDRNAEASSLAFKPTKQPMSSDQQRKFNMHSPPSYGSTKSSVGDLRTGEPYSKFGSPIMSEQTEEHRQHLSHTLTGPDIGSATSSIHAAEEQLKNSDPTLVEMVTTEILQQGPPVDWGDIAGLDMAKAAIKEEILWPILRPDMFSGLATLPRSLLLFGPQGTGRTLLARCMASQLGAAFLRLSSSALVTKWLGEGDKIIQASFRLARCRQPAVVFISEVDLLLSAQLSEESPVNRLKAELLMQLDSILTSAEDHVLVVCSTNKPEEIPESLRRYFTKRLLIPLPDGTARHQIISQLLSQNNYCLSDKEMSLLVQRTEGFSGLDVAQLCQEAIVGPLHGIPGTDLSSIHPSQMRPVSYQDFDNVFCKFQPSISQKELDMYTEWNKMFGCIQ
- the fign gene encoding fidgetin isoform X1; its protein translation is MITSTSIYGLKMQWTPEHPQWAEQHFDISSTTRSPAHKVEAYRGHLQRTYQYAWANDDISALTASNLLKKYAEKYSGILEGPNERALLCSYSDSTTGLMNGRKSENESWQEGIYPMNCAPDVISVSKAGMTAALPPTDVSASIGSSPGVASSLSEPSYSSSNCGSHTATTLHSGLPSQEYTASYSGSYLHSSYSSQNTPALPSPHPSPLHSAGLLQPPPPPPTLVPSYNTGSPNLPNYNYPPTGYPSQTAVGPAYSPGGAPPPSAYLPSGIAAPTPIPPSTLPGYTYQSHNHTPIAPTPLNGSTSNSLKRKAFYMSGPGDMDSNYGNFSYNQQRSSQSPMYRITDSSVSDSSRVSGFDRNAEASSLAFKPTKQPMSSDQQRKFNMHSPPSYGSTKSSVGDLRTGEPYSKFGSPIMSEQTEEHRQHLSHTLTGPDIGSATSSIHAAEEQLKNSDPTLVEMVTTEILQQGPPVDWGDIAGLDMAKAAIKEEILWPILRPDMFSGLATLPRSLLLFGPQGTGRTLLARCMASQLGAAFLRLSSSALVTKWLGEGDKIIQASFRLARCRQPAVVFISEVDLLLSAQLSEESPVNRLKAELLMQLDSILTSAEDHVLVVCSTNKPEEIPESLRRYFTKRLLIPLPDGTARHQIISQLLSQNNYCLSDKEMSLLVQRTEGFSGLDVAQLCQEAIVGPLHGIPGTDLSSIHPSQMRPVSYQDFDNVFCKFQPSISQKELDMYTEWNKMFGCIQ